In one window of Streptomyces sp. FXJ1.172 DNA:
- a CDS encoding 6-phospho-beta-glucosidase, which translates to MKLTILGGGGFRVPLVYGALLADHAEGRVTEVVLHDLDDRRLYAVSRVLDEQAAGIPDAPEVTATTDLDEALAGAAFVFSAIRVGGLQGRADDERVALAEGVLGQETIGAGGIAYGLRTVPVAVDIARRVARLAPDAWVINFTNPAGLVTEAMSRHLGDRVIGICDSPVGLGRRIARVLGADPRQAFVDYVGLNHLGWVRGLHVAGRDELPRLLADPALLGSFEEGRLFGADWLQSLGAIPNEYLHYYYFNREAVRAYQQAGRTRGAFLRDQQARFYDEALRTDCSALHVWDRTRAEREATYMAESRQSAGAGEREADDLSGGYEKVALALMRAIAHDERTTLILNVRNGSTLSALDGDAVIEVPCLVDANGAHPVAVDPLPGHATGLVCSVKAVEREVLAAAESGSRRTAVKAFALHPLIDSVTVARALVEGYTEVHPGLAYLE; encoded by the coding sequence GTGAAGCTGACGATTCTGGGTGGCGGCGGGTTCCGCGTGCCACTCGTATACGGTGCACTGCTGGCCGACCACGCCGAAGGGCGGGTCACCGAGGTCGTCCTCCACGACCTGGACGACCGCCGACTGTATGCGGTATCCCGTGTACTGGATGAACAGGCCGCCGGGATCCCCGACGCGCCCGAGGTGACCGCCACCACCGACCTCGACGAGGCGCTCGCCGGCGCCGCCTTCGTCTTCTCCGCGATCCGCGTCGGCGGCCTCCAGGGCCGGGCGGACGACGAACGGGTGGCGCTCGCCGAGGGCGTACTCGGCCAGGAGACCATCGGCGCCGGAGGGATCGCATACGGTCTGCGGACCGTGCCCGTCGCCGTCGACATCGCCCGGCGCGTGGCGCGGCTCGCCCCGGACGCCTGGGTCATCAACTTCACCAACCCGGCCGGCCTGGTCACCGAGGCCATGTCCCGGCACCTCGGCGACCGCGTCATCGGCATCTGCGACTCACCCGTCGGCCTCGGCCGCCGTATCGCCCGCGTCCTCGGCGCCGACCCGCGGCAGGCCTTCGTCGACTACGTCGGCCTCAACCACCTCGGCTGGGTGCGCGGCCTGCACGTCGCCGGCCGCGACGAACTCCCGCGCCTGCTCGCCGACCCCGCCCTGCTCGGCTCCTTCGAGGAGGGCAGGCTGTTCGGCGCCGACTGGCTGCAGTCGCTCGGCGCGATCCCCAACGAGTACCTGCACTACTACTACTTCAACCGGGAAGCCGTACGCGCCTACCAGCAGGCCGGGCGGACCCGGGGTGCCTTCCTGCGCGACCAGCAGGCCCGGTTCTACGACGAGGCCCTGCGCACGGACTGCTCCGCACTGCACGTGTGGGACCGCACCCGGGCCGAGCGCGAGGCCACCTACATGGCCGAGAGCCGGCAGAGCGCCGGTGCGGGCGAGCGCGAGGCCGACGACCTGTCCGGCGGCTACGAGAAGGTCGCGCTCGCCCTGATGCGGGCCATCGCCCACGACGAGCGGACCACGCTGATCCTCAACGTGCGCAACGGCAGCACGCTGTCGGCGCTCGACGGCGACGCAGTCATCGAGGTCCCCTGCCTGGTCGACGCCAACGGTGCCCATCCCGTCGCGGTCGATCCGCTGCCGGGGCACGCCACCGGGCTGGTCTGCTCGGTCAAGGCCGTCGAGCGGGAGGTGCTCGCCGCCGCCGAGTCCGGCTCCCGGCGAACGGCGGTCAAGGCCTTCGCGCTGCACCCGCTGATCGACTCGGTCACCGTCGCCCGTGCACTGGTGGAGGGCTACACCGAGGTCCATCCTGGCCTCGCGTACCTTGAGTGA
- a CDS encoding DUF4981 domain-containing protein, with protein sequence MSDGRPAGRMDAGPYVHRGSRAPVGIRCLRHEGIVLVNDHAVQGLGRLAATWELVRADGRILTAPAELPDLRPGQTAAVSLPFRLPRDGGAAWLTLRVVTTADEPWAPRGTELCAPRVRLPANGAARHAGAESAVHASRPARSPVPAPEPATATAGNRRRNRPLRAL encoded by the coding sequence GTGAGCGACGGAAGACCGGCCGGGCGCATGGACGCCGGGCCGTACGTGCACCGGGGGAGCCGGGCTCCGGTCGGCATCCGGTGCCTGCGGCACGAGGGAATCGTCCTCGTCAACGACCATGCGGTCCAAGGACTCGGCAGGCTGGCGGCGACCTGGGAGCTGGTGCGGGCCGACGGCCGGATCCTGACCGCCCCCGCCGAACTGCCTGACCTGCGGCCGGGCCAGACGGCGGCCGTGTCCCTGCCGTTCCGGCTGCCACGGGACGGCGGCGCGGCGTGGCTGACGCTGCGCGTGGTGACGACGGCGGACGAGCCGTGGGCGCCGCGCGGGACGGAGCTGTGCGCGCCGCGGGTCCGGCTGCCGGCGAACGGGGCCGCCCGGCACGCCGGGGCCGAGAGTGCCGTACACGCGTCCCGCCCAGCGCGATCCCCAGTCCCAGCACCGGAACCGGCAACGGCAACGGCCGGGAACCGTCGCCGGAACCGGCCCCTGCGCGCCCTCTGA
- a CDS encoding LamG-like jellyroll fold domain-containing protein yields MCTSHDPVRGEAAQPGAGRRSFLRATALLGAAATAGGTLPGVAEAAARTARRPDPESRRFTLAVMPDTQYLFDGPSIDPAPVEASLRHLLEQDGEGGEKGENIVFLSHLGDLTQNGAEEEFAAIGRAFGILDRAGAGYSVLAGNHDVRSSTDDQRGATPYLDAFGPRRFRDSATFKGASPDGYNTCHLFRAAGREWLVLALDWRLSAQGYAWAKDVLARHPRTPVILTTHELVVGDGRLSAYGEQLWDQLIKDHDQIFLTLNGHYWPAGRAVRENAAGHEVHLHLTNYQNRYFGGAAMIRLYRFDLDRNVIDVETVSPWILGRAGEGLNALERQEMELSGDADRFSVGIDFAARFSGFDPVPARPARPVPRMLVPGTVAYWRFESPVSGTVRDLSGRGNDLTVVAVGGGSLGWSADHHPDQPGHGSLEFQGHKSPLKGAYLRTVDGAPLNSATLTNGYTIEAFYRLPADWDPAHHAWSGIVSRTGTGGAAGKTADDPDEPLATLSLSDDREPQWAMRPLNQEGIATNWGQETPLETWWHLAVVNDGRHTTLYVEGCPVARNPKAPAAGITSVGLAWLLGGYEYAGKIDQILHGRLGDVRIVARALPVTAFMNH; encoded by the coding sequence GTGTGTACGTCGCATGACCCTGTCCGGGGCGAGGCCGCGCAGCCCGGTGCCGGACGACGCAGTTTCCTCAGGGCCACCGCGCTGCTGGGCGCGGCCGCCACGGCCGGGGGCACGCTGCCGGGTGTCGCCGAGGCCGCGGCGAGGACCGCCCGGCGGCCCGACCCGGAGAGCCGTCGCTTCACCCTCGCGGTGATGCCCGACACCCAGTACCTGTTCGACGGGCCGAGCATCGACCCGGCGCCCGTCGAGGCGTCGTTGCGCCATCTGCTGGAGCAGGACGGCGAGGGAGGCGAGAAGGGCGAGAACATCGTCTTCCTGTCCCACCTCGGTGACCTCACCCAGAACGGCGCCGAGGAGGAATTCGCCGCGATCGGACGGGCGTTCGGGATCCTCGATCGCGCGGGGGCCGGTTACAGCGTGCTGGCCGGCAACCACGACGTGCGGTCCTCGACGGACGACCAGCGCGGCGCGACGCCGTATCTGGACGCCTTCGGTCCGCGGCGGTTCAGGGACAGTGCGACGTTCAAGGGCGCCTCCCCGGACGGCTACAACACCTGTCACCTGTTCAGGGCGGCCGGGCGTGAGTGGCTGGTGCTGGCGCTGGACTGGCGGTTGTCGGCGCAGGGGTACGCATGGGCGAAGGACGTCCTCGCCCGGCACCCGCGCACTCCCGTGATCCTCACCACGCACGAACTCGTCGTCGGGGACGGCCGGTTGTCGGCGTACGGGGAGCAGCTGTGGGACCAGCTGATCAAGGACCACGACCAGATCTTCCTGACCCTGAACGGCCACTACTGGCCGGCCGGGCGGGCGGTCCGCGAGAACGCGGCCGGGCACGAGGTGCACCTCCACCTGACGAACTACCAGAACCGGTATTTCGGCGGTGCGGCGATGATCCGCCTGTACCGCTTCGACCTGGACCGCAATGTCATCGACGTCGAGACGGTCTCCCCGTGGATCCTCGGCCGAGCCGGCGAGGGCCTGAACGCGCTCGAGCGGCAGGAGATGGAGCTGAGCGGCGACGCGGACCGCTTCTCGGTCGGCATCGACTTCGCCGCCCGCTTCTCCGGCTTCGACCCGGTGCCGGCCCGCCCCGCGCGCCCGGTGCCGAGGATGCTGGTCCCGGGCACGGTCGCGTACTGGCGGTTCGAGTCGCCGGTCTCCGGGACCGTGCGTGATCTGTCCGGCCGGGGCAACGACCTCACCGTGGTCGCGGTCGGCGGCGGCTCGCTCGGCTGGTCGGCCGACCACCACCCGGACCAGCCCGGCCACGGCAGCCTGGAGTTCCAGGGACACAAGTCGCCGCTGAAGGGCGCGTATCTGCGTACGGTCGACGGCGCGCCCCTCAACTCGGCCACTCTCACGAACGGTTACACCATCGAGGCGTTCTACCGTCTCCCGGCCGACTGGGACCCCGCCCACCACGCGTGGTCGGGCATCGTCAGCCGCACGGGCACGGGCGGTGCGGCCGGCAAGACCGCCGACGACCCGGACGAGCCGCTGGCCACGCTCTCCTTGTCGGACGACCGTGAGCCGCAGTGGGCGATGCGCCCGCTCAACCAGGAGGGCATCGCCACGAACTGGGGGCAGGAGACCCCGCTGGAGACCTGGTGGCACCTGGCGGTCGTCAACGACGGCAGACACACCACCCTCTACGTGGAGGGCTGCCCGGTCGCCCGCAACCCCAAGGCCCCGGCCGCCGGGATCACCTCCGTCGGGCTGGCGTGGCTGCTCGGCGGCTACGAGTACGCCGGGAAGATCGACCAGATCCTGCACGGCCGCCTCGGCGACGTCCGGATCGTCGCCCGGGCGCTGCCCGTCACCGCCTTCATGAACCACTGA
- a CDS encoding IclR family transcriptional regulator, whose product MGERSAADRLLAVLAAFDHEHPALSLTDISRRAGLSLTTAHRLAGVLTAWGALERDASGVYQVGLRLWEVAALAPRGLALRQLSLPYLEDLYEATHENVQLAVRDGAEVVYVEWLQGRSAVGVHIRIGARWPLHATGVGLALLAHAGPAVQEEYCAGPLAAFTPYTITDPVRLRRTLAEVRRAGVAVSERQVTEDALSVAAPVRGADGEVVAAVSVVVPRAGAQVPALAPAVRLAGRGISRALGWRP is encoded by the coding sequence GTGGGCGAGCGGTCCGCTGCCGACCGGCTGCTGGCCGTGCTCGCCGCGTTCGACCACGAGCACCCCGCCCTGTCGCTCACAGACATCAGCCGCCGGGCCGGGCTCAGCCTGACCACCGCGCACCGGCTGGCGGGCGTCCTGACCGCGTGGGGCGCGCTGGAACGCGACGCGTCCGGGGTCTACCAGGTGGGCCTGCGGCTGTGGGAGGTGGCCGCGCTCGCCCCGCGCGGCCTCGCCCTGCGCCAGCTGTCGCTGCCGTATCTGGAGGACCTGTACGAAGCGACGCACGAGAACGTGCAGCTGGCGGTGCGCGACGGTGCGGAGGTCGTCTACGTCGAGTGGCTGCAGGGCCGTTCGGCGGTGGGCGTGCACATCAGGATCGGCGCCCGCTGGCCGCTGCACGCCACCGGGGTCGGGCTCGCCCTCCTCGCGCACGCCGGTCCGGCCGTCCAGGAGGAGTACTGCGCCGGGCCGCTCGCCGCCTTCACCCCGTACACGATCACCGATCCGGTGCGGCTGCGGCGCACGCTCGCCGAAGTGCGGCGCGCGGGCGTGGCGGTGAGCGAGCGTCAGGTGACCGAGGACGCGCTGTCGGTGGCGGCGCCGGTGCGCGGCGCGGACGGCGAGGTGGTCGCGGCGGTGTCGGTGGTGGTGCCCCGCGCGGGTGCCCAGGTGCCGGCACTGGCCCCGGCGGTCCGGCTGGCGGGGCGGGGCATCTCCCGGGCCCTGGGCTGGCGGCCGTAG
- a CDS encoding glycoside hydrolase family 16 protein: MSASSGIPRPHPPRPRPLRRALIAVVATLGLSVALATAAGTPANASAPTPPSGWTQVFLDDFDGAAGSGVNTSNWQYDTGTSYPGGAANWGTGEVETMTSSTNNVALDGNGDLLITPRRDASGNWTSGRIETTRTDFQPPAGGKLRVEARIQMPNVTGDAAAGYWPAFWMLGAPYRGNYQNWPGVGELDIMENVNGLNKTWATMHCGTSPGGPCNETTGLGNSTACPNTTCQSGFHTYTMEWDRSVSPEAIRFYVDGVSYQTVTANQVDATTWANATNHGFFVILNVAMGGGFPAAFGGGPTGATDPGHPMAVDYVQVLQSGGGSTTPPPGNRDAYSPIQAESYDGQSGIATETTTDTGGGQDIGYIANGDWALYKGVDFGSTPATQFYARVASGAASGVSGLVQVRLDSPTSTPIGSFAVAGTGGWQSWRTIPANISSVTGTHDVYLTFSSGQPADFVNVNWFDFGH; this comes from the coding sequence ATGAGCGCATCCTCCGGCATACCCAGACCGCACCCCCCGCGCCCCCGCCCCCTGCGGCGCGCCCTCATCGCGGTCGTCGCCACGCTCGGCCTGTCCGTGGCCCTCGCCACGGCCGCCGGCACACCCGCGAACGCCTCCGCGCCCACACCGCCCTCGGGCTGGACGCAGGTCTTCCTCGACGACTTCGACGGCGCGGCCGGCTCCGGCGTGAACACCTCCAACTGGCAGTACGACACCGGGACTTCGTATCCGGGCGGGGCCGCCAACTGGGGCACCGGCGAAGTCGAGACGATGACGTCGAGCACGAACAACGTCGCCCTGGACGGCAACGGCGACCTGCTCATCACCCCGCGCCGCGACGCCTCCGGCAACTGGACCTCAGGCCGGATCGAGACCACCCGCACCGACTTCCAGCCCCCGGCCGGCGGCAAGCTGCGCGTGGAAGCCCGGATCCAGATGCCGAACGTGACCGGTGACGCGGCCGCCGGCTACTGGCCCGCCTTCTGGATGCTGGGCGCGCCCTATCGCGGCAACTACCAGAACTGGCCCGGCGTCGGCGAGCTGGACATCATGGAGAACGTCAACGGCCTGAACAAGACCTGGGCCACCATGCACTGCGGCACCAGCCCCGGCGGCCCGTGCAACGAGACCACGGGCCTCGGCAACTCCACCGCGTGCCCGAACACCACCTGTCAGTCGGGCTTCCACACCTACACGATGGAGTGGGACCGCTCGGTGAGCCCGGAGGCGATCCGCTTCTACGTCGACGGCGTCAGCTACCAGACGGTCACGGCGAACCAGGTGGACGCGACGACCTGGGCCAACGCCACGAACCACGGCTTCTTCGTCATCCTGAACGTGGCGATGGGCGGCGGTTTCCCGGCGGCGTTCGGCGGCGGCCCGACCGGCGCCACCGACCCGGGCCACCCGATGGCCGTCGACTACGTCCAGGTGCTCCAGTCCGGCGGCGGCAGCACCACCCCGCCCCCCGGCAACCGGGATGCCTACAGCCCGATCCAGGCCGAGTCCTACGACGGCCAGTCCGGCATCGCCACCGAGACCACCACGGACACCGGTGGCGGCCAGGACATCGGCTACATCGCGAACGGGGACTGGGCACTGTACAAGGGCGTGGACTTCGGATCGACGCCGGCCACGCAGTTCTACGCCCGGGTGGCGAGCGGGGCCGCGTCCGGGGTGAGCGGTCTGGTCCAGGTACGCCTGGACAGCCCCACCAGCACCCCGATCGGCAGCTTCGCGGTGGCGGGCACGGGCGGGTGGCAGTCCTGGCGGACGATCCCGGCCAACATCAGCTCCGTGACCGGCACGCACGATGTCTATCTGACGTTCTCCAGCGGGCAGCCGGCGGACTTCGTGAACGTGAACTGGTTCGACTTCGGGCACTGA
- a CDS encoding helix-turn-helix domain-containing protein — translation MAGRTPQAGDSAADGDGDGGGIRTFPFPTELAVGRVGMQVGPMGTGRTWHADAPLERVHRIDFHVVMLFTDGPVRHMIDFAEYEASAGDLLWIRPGQVHRFSRESAYHGTVLTMQPGFLPRATVEATGLYRYDLPPLLHPDPDRLAALQASLDQLQREYEDTATLPLSLHTAVLRHTLTAFLLRLAHLAASSAEASRQQTDSTFTRFRDAVEQDFATNHSVSAYADALGYSRRTLVRAVRAATGETPKGFIDKRVVLEAKRLLAHTDLPIGRVGAAVGFPDAANFSKFFQLHTGRTPVGFRAELR, via the coding sequence ATGGCTGGCAGAACGCCACAAGCTGGCGACAGCGCTGCGGACGGCGACGGTGACGGCGGCGGAATCAGAACCTTCCCCTTCCCGACCGAGCTGGCCGTCGGCCGCGTCGGCATGCAGGTCGGCCCCATGGGGACCGGCCGCACCTGGCACGCCGACGCCCCGCTGGAACGCGTCCATCGCATCGACTTCCACGTCGTCATGCTCTTCACCGACGGCCCCGTACGCCACATGATCGACTTCGCCGAGTACGAGGCATCGGCCGGCGACCTGTTGTGGATCCGCCCCGGACAGGTCCACCGCTTCTCCCGGGAGTCCGCGTACCACGGAACCGTCCTGACCATGCAGCCCGGCTTCCTGCCCCGGGCCACCGTCGAGGCCACCGGCCTGTACCGCTACGACCTGCCGCCCCTGCTGCACCCCGACCCGGACCGGCTCGCCGCCCTCCAGGCCTCCCTCGACCAGCTGCAACGCGAGTACGAGGACACCGCGACGCTCCCGCTCAGCCTGCACACGGCCGTCCTCAGGCACACCCTCACCGCGTTCCTGCTCCGCCTCGCCCACCTCGCGGCCAGCTCCGCCGAGGCCTCACGGCAACAGACGGACAGCACCTTCACCCGGTTCCGCGACGCCGTGGAGCAGGACTTCGCCACCAACCACAGCGTCAGCGCCTACGCCGACGCCCTCGGCTACTCCCGCCGCACCCTCGTGCGCGCCGTCCGCGCGGCCACCGGCGAGACCCCGAAGGGATTCATCGACAAACGCGTCGTCCTCGAGGCCAAACGCCTCCTCGCCCACACCGACCTGCCGATCGGCCGCGTCGGCGCGGCCGTCGGCTTTCCCGACGCGGCGAACTTCTCCAAGTTCTTCCAGCTGCACACCGGCCGGACACCGGTGGGGTTCCGGGCGGAGCTGCGCTGA